The following are encoded in a window of Novosphingobium sp. THN1 genomic DNA:
- a CDS encoding TonB-dependent receptor plug domain-containing protein: MRERLFRGIALAGVAATCVLVATPALAQDARNEAAVPEGEIVVTATKRAESLQSVPISVSAIGGDTLSKSRVVNVDSLVTKVANLQLTSIVGDNTPIFSLRGVSMSDYSLNQASPVATYYDEVYKGNFAFLGVAMYDLERVEVLRGPQGTLYGKNTTGGAVNIIANSAKLGETSGYFNAGYGNYNRVDLNGAVNVPLGKRRRCAWPGPMPRPMAGSRTWCRESRTLPRLTSTRSGPP; this comes from the coding sequence ATGAGGGAACGTCTTTTTCGTGGGATCGCGCTGGCTGGGGTAGCCGCAACATGCGTTCTCGTCGCAACACCGGCTCTTGCACAGGATGCCAGGAACGAAGCAGCTGTACCAGAAGGGGAGATCGTCGTTACGGCGACAAAGCGCGCCGAAAGCCTGCAGTCCGTTCCGATTTCCGTGTCGGCAATCGGCGGTGATACGCTCTCCAAATCACGGGTTGTCAATGTTGACAGTCTCGTCACGAAGGTTGCCAATCTCCAGCTGACGTCGATCGTGGGCGACAACACGCCCATTTTCTCGCTGCGTGGCGTTTCTATGTCGGACTACAGCCTCAACCAGGCCAGCCCCGTCGCAACCTATTATGACGAAGTCTACAAGGGTAACTTCGCGTTCCTTGGCGTGGCCATGTATGATCTTGAGCGCGTCGAAGTCCTGCGTGGCCCCCAAGGCACGCTTTATGGCAAGAACACCACGGGCGGGGCGGTCAACATCATTGCCAATAGCGCCAAGCTTGGCGAAACCAGCGGTTACTTCAATGCCGGCTATGGCAATTACAACCGCGTAGACCTGAACGGTGCAGTCAACGTGCCGTTGGGGAAAAGGCGGCGCTGCGCGTGGCCGGGACCTATGCCAAGGCCGATGGCTGGTTCAAGAACGTGGTGCCGGGAAAGCCGGACCTTGCCTCGACTGACGAGTACGCGATCAGGGCCACCTTGA